One Bos javanicus breed banteng chromosome 10, ARS-OSU_banteng_1.0, whole genome shotgun sequence genomic window, TAAATCCTGCCACCAACCATAAAACTTCACCAAGAAGTTCAGCTTTCAAGATGCCTTGTTGCTTTGGAGAAGGGTGTGATGTCAGTCCTGTTGTGACATTCTCCCTTTAGCAACCTGAGTAAGAGACTCTCCGCCACTGggctgcaaaaaaataaattacttgaaTCCCTGCTTGGCCCAAGCTGAGGTACTCTTTTGTCCTAATCACCTCTACTTGGccactttgctttctttgtttatGGAACATACAGTAGCAtgttaagaggttttttttttttttttaagttaaaaatcatatgattcaGAGCTtcaattgtttttcctttaaataaaacAGCTGGTTAGTTTTTTGGCTCCTTGTTTtaaacaaatttgttttcttagAGAGTAGATTAAGAAAATAATGCAGCCTTTCCCTTTAAGATGGGGCACTGATTTACGCTTAGGAGTCCATGCAGGTAAAACTGAGCTCAGAAGTCTTGGGGCACCTCACACGAGCATCTTCATCTCCAACTAACAAACCCAGATGGTAGTTATTAGAGTATCACTCTTGTTATCACCAAAAGGACTGTGTTTGAGTCTGGAAAAATGGCAGTAATAACAGATATTCTTGAATCTTTCCAGAAAGGTAGTTTAAAAAGCATGATCAACGTTCTCCTGTTAGAGCAGGCACTCTTGCTATCATCCTATCTTTACAGTTACTGAGAGAGAATATCTAATTATTATTGCTGAGAAGAAAAGCGTCCAAAGATGACCTACTAGTAGGACGTCATGGCTGTCAGAAGAAGTTTCAAATTTATTAAAGTGAACCTCTTGCTGACAcagtacatacatgcacacagtgGCACATTCTGAGCAGATACAGCAAAGAATTAACTGCTGTTTAAAGTAATTACAGTGATCGTTCTTAGTTTGTTAATGACATGTATAATTACCCTGAGTTCATACTTCTACTTTTAAAATGCCAATTTTATACTAGAACTTacacttatttttatattagaaCAGTGATCTTCAACCAAGGACATTTTGCCACCCAGGGGACTTTTTGCAATATcgggagacatttttggttgtcacgacTGGGGAGAGGGATGCTCTCGGCATCTAGTGAGTCCAGGCCAGGCCATGGGTGCTGCTGAACATTCTACAGCATATAGCTCCCTCACCCAAAGGTGTCATCTGGCCCAAAATGTCGATAGTGTTCAGACTGGAAACCCTGTATTTTGGGTTGCCAAGGTGTCATCCCCCATGGGCTAAATCTGATACACGAATGTGAATTGTTTTGCCCcacattatttccaaataattttggggggggggtgctgggccatgcagcttgtgggatcttaattccctgaccagggaatgaacccacaccttggcagtgaaagcagagtcctaaccactggaccaccaggggattcccagtaatttttaaattagttgcCAACATGCAGATTTCTGGTTTCTGTTGAAAATGTGGTTTATCTGGCAATTCTAGGCTGATAGTTCAGCAGGACAATATTTTCAAGTCTCTCTTCTATCTCCTGCTGTCTTACAGCTAGCCCATATGACCCatttgtttcctgaccaggaaggCTTACACCTTTTTTCTGTACAAATGCTTAAGTGTGAGGCACAAGAACCATTAATCAGCTCTGATCTCTCCATCTTGAACTTTTCACTTTGATTTAACTTGGATCATTCTCTGTTATCTACTTTTCTGTCCCCCATTCTCCAGAAGTAACCATGACTCAAAATCCAAGTTTTGCCCAAGTTTGCTGCTTGATATTATTCAAAAGCAGTATTGTAAGTATCCTTATTAAGCAAGTGTTCTGAAATTATCTGGTAATTTGTAAGACAGCTCCTCCAGTTCTTTCTTGGGACTTGAAAGCTGTTCCAGAGATTCTTCTAAATCCTGCTGTGGATTCCTGCTGCCACGTTTTGTAGTTTCATGAGTGCTGCAGAATAAATTAAAGCATTAtacaattttaagttttaaaggaaCCATCATGTAAGGCATAAGTTTGGTTTCAACATTATCATTATTCTCTATGATAATAAAGGCAAATTTCTAGGGGGAAAACTGAGATAGGAATTAGGGAAAGGGCTGCTAGGACTTAACAAAACAAAGtttgagagaaatggaaatactgTACTTTTTTCCCTTTGACTCAGATGATATCAATGGAGGAGTTGGTGCTAatgagttactttttaaaaattctggattTGAACAAGCCATGGTGACCAtgctaaagggaaaagaaaggctTTGATCAAGATTTTACAGCTTTTATTGGGCTCTATAAAGGTTTCTGTCTTCATTTGTCAGAGTGTAATTTAACATTTAATAGGAAGTAAAAGTATACATGATTTTTCTTCAAAAGTGAAGGCATGGGACTGAAATTGGAAAAATGATCTGTTTCATATTGAAGGAATCTAGACCTAATATACAATGGTTATATTTTATTCACAACTGCACTACGCACCAAATTTAAATGTGTTACTTGGAGATTCCTGGTTTATTATACTGTTAGTATAGGATTGTGACCTCAGAATATGAATGAGTGTTCTAAAGCTTCCTCCCAGCAGCACTGCTAGAGATGCAGCTCGAGAGCTGCAGGATGACCCCAATCACCTGGGACAATCACCGACTTCCCACTGCTCCTTCCACTGTAGAGCCCGGCTGCCCTGACCCTTGTTCCTCACAAagtcttcatccagcccagcctgctTCAGGGTGTCTCGATACCGCTGTTCTGCTTCCTTTTTGGCAAGGTCCTGTGGAATAGAAATGAGTCTGCTATAGCTGAATTACCAGATTAATTCTAAACAGCCTGTTTAATCTGTATGCTTTAATACTTCTTTCCCATCCCACCACCCCACCGTTAATGCTGTACACAGATTTGTATGAAAATTACTTAGAGCCTCGTTTTCAAGCTTCAAAGTACATAGGAACTACCTGAAGATCGGATTACAATGCAGATACTCATTTGGTAGTTCTCAGATGGGGCCTGCAATTCTGTGTTTCTAATACTCTCAGGAGATGCCAGTTGCTGTTTTGGGAACCACACCTTTGCCAGCCAAGGATTCAGATTTTTGGAAGACCAAGTGAGACAACAATGAAAAAGATGGACTAAAAACATTTAAGATTCAAAAGCAACCAAACCATCATCAGGAACACTTACATATAACAGACTGAAAATAAGGTGCACTAGTAACATTCTTAACAGGATGGATGGTCTGTATGTAGACCAGAAAAGGgttattttttgcatatttaaGTGATATTTTTCCCCAGAGTGGTGAAAGATCTTTTGAGATCTGAGAGTGAGCTTCCTAGGAAAAAGCTAACATAAAGAGCAAAATTCATTATGAGAAATTTTTACTTAGAAATCTAAGTTGCTAAGTAAATCCAAGACAatccagtgtgtgtatgtgtaatacGCAGGGAGCTAGGGAGGACTGGACCCAGGAAATGCCTCAGTAATGCACTGATAATGCCCAGCATTTGGATCCAGGTCACTACAGAATGCCAACTTTTGTTTGAAACTCTGGAGAGGAGAGAGATCTACAGGGTCTGATGCATCTCAAAGCTGTCTGGGATGGTGGCCTTTCTAAGGCTGTTCAAGTTAACTCCAGAGCTTCCTTAGGGAAATCTCAACTGAGTCCAACTTCCCTGAAAGTCTAGAGAACATATTAAAGAGAATCTTGCAGTCAGAAAGCCACATAACCTGGAAGAGGCCTTGTGGGGTTACTTGCAAGCATCCCAACCCCTGAGGACCTATAAATGTGCCACAGCTCTAGAGGCTGGGGATGCCCGGGGCACCAGCACTACAGGAGGAGAGGTGATGTTAGCAAGTTAGAGATACTCCCAACAGCGCCAGACTGTCAATTGTATGTCTAGGATCTAACCTCCATTCTGATTCAAACTGTAAACTATAGTGAAAACCCCAGGAAGAGAAATATCCCTTTATAAATGCCTTTGGAATCCAGTCTTGGATGAAATCAGTCCAAACAGTGTTCACCAATGCATTACTTACTTTGGGAaagatagtaataataaaatgagCCAAATTTAGAATCTTTCTGAGCCTAAGGGAAGTGTTTAATATCCAGATATTAAACTGTTTCATAATGTCTAAGAGCCATCTCATccaagacaagaaaataaatgatacttTAGATTTACCTTGGTAACCTGTTCGAAGAGATACGGCCGCCTTtgtattcttttcttcatttcctccagTTCTTTCTTATACTCTTTTGCTCTTCTACGGTCATTGTTCCTGAAATTAATAAAGACTTTTAGAGTGAATTCCAGGTTTTTCCAATCTGGAGTACCTTTAATTCCAGTTAAATGGAGTAACTCCCATAGACATTGGAAATTCCTAACTGCCTGGCAAAATTCTTGACTATGATTACAGGAGCCTACTGTAATAACCCCATTTTCAAGGCAAATGGCTCCCAAGATAGTTATCCCTTTGACACATGGAGGACACTGACCGATTCTCTTTCAGCTTTGCTTTGAACACCTCCTCCAGGCTTTTATGGGGATCCATGGCTTTTGCACGCAAGATGACAGATTTAGATATCGCCTGACACTTCTTTTTATGCATCTCCAACCACTGAGTACTTTCATCTGCTTTGTCCTTTTTCTCAAGTGAACATCTAAAGGGAAGaggcaaagaagaaatacagatgaccAACCTGGGTATAATTTAAAGCAATCTTAGTAACCTCTCTGGAAAGTCAGTTGGTTTTTTCTATGAACAGGTGACTAATTTACCACAGTGGGATTTCAGAAAGAATAAGATTCTGTGTTTAAATGCACTGGCAGATGAAGCCTTTCCAGCACCATGGACAGTGAGTTTCTACCCTAGAAGAAGTTCATCAATTGAACTGGAAGACATGAGATAAAATACTCTTACACTCAGGCTTCCTGCTATCTGGAAACAGTAATACTAATAACCACCATTTGCTGAGCTACCTACACTGACCCAAGTACAAACAAGCACCAATAAGTACTTTATAGCCATTAGCTTTTGTAATCCTAACAGCCGCCATCTGAGGTAAGGACAGTAAGTCTCCCTGTTTATAGGCAACAAGACTGGGCCTCGAGGGTAAGCTACTTGCTCAAAGCTACCCAGCATGTAAGTGAAAGCCAAAATTAGaaccaggatgtctgactccCAAGCCTCTGCCCTTGACAACTGTGCTGTAAATGGTAGATTGGAAGGTGCCTGAATTCATGGTCCTTTGGGAATACATATTTGCATTTCCACAGAGACCTGGAAATGGGTCTCCTTCAATGCACAGACAATTTGGGGTTAACTTGCAGCATTCGGTTTGTGTAAATATTCTACAAGGTACTATtgagaattctaccaaaaaagTCAAGACTCGTGCAGTTGGATGTTTATATTCAAATGGATATACTAGGAAGGAGAGTGGGGAAGTTTAATCTGCTAAAACGTCAAACTCCCTATTGCCAGAACGCAGACATGGACATCCTCTGCAGGTGGACCACCCTCTGGTTCATGAGACCTATCATAGTGAGACCTCAGAATACTGATGCACTGAGCCTTGATTTAGCAGCTTTGAAATTTGAGGAAGAAGGGAGTATCCTTTAGattctaaatatatttctaaaatccCTGTTGTGGGTCTTCAGCAGCCAAGGAGATTCTGTGCACTCCTGTGAGCCCCACAGGAGGGCACTGAGATGCCCGTCCTCCCAGGGCTAAGCCACCTGTTCCACTGTGACCACGCCTGCTGTCTTCAGCTGGAGGCCTGCTGGAGGAACTCCTGCTGGGGGCACTGGCTGGATGAGACCACCACCAGGACTGTCAGGTCAGTTAAAGAGTTAAAAATGAGGAGGCTCCTGTTTCCCAACTGACTTAAAATAGTTCCCCAAGATGAATCAGAAAATCTCAAATCTCTGCCATGGATACCTCATCTTAATGGCAGGGTCACACACACAGGTTCAGGCTTCTCTGAATTCCTGTTCCTATAGCTTCCTCTTTCACCAATGAATCTCCatctgtttggaaacttctttctttccagccTTTGTCTGGTTGACTCCTCATTTTTCAGGTTTCACCTTAGACATCTATTACAAGAGACCCAGGCTGCCCAGTGCCCCTACAGTTCCCCATATTCCCCCATCATTATACTACTCACAAGATATAATAGttgcttctttgcttttctgtatttcagaCTAGATATTAAACTATAGGTTCCATAAGGTATCTCCAACTTTAACACTGTGCCCAGCACAAAGTCACTCCCCCAAGGATACTGGCTGAGTGATGGCTTGGCATTCTGCAGCACTCAGTGTGTGAGGGTCACATGAATTCCTGTCCTGATCAGAGGCTCCCCTTTCACCCCTTTCTCCGTCTCTCTGATAACAGGAGAGGAGGCTCAGCAGATGGGTGCGTTCCAGCATTTGGGCCAAGATCCGAGCACCAAGAGCCTCATGTAGCCTGACCACTCACCGGACCGCAGATTCCCGCTTCCTGGTGGCGTCTGTGATATGTACGGGGAGGGTGTTGGCAGACAGGGAAGCAAGGCCATTCAGAGAACGACTCCTCGACAGGCGTGTGGCGGGTGGCTGTGGAGATTCCTAGAAGAAACAAAGGCTGATGTTGGTGGGACAGCATGTGCAATTAGTTTCTTATCTTCACTGGGATTCAACTGTGGTGAAGTACTAGTCagagtcttcatttctttcttgggaTTAAAACAAGGGTAATGAGATCTAAGGGCCAAGACTTGGATATCAATCCCAAAGTTTTTAATTAGAGAAGAGTTCTTTGGAATTGGTACTGGGACGTGGCTAATGGATCCCAACTCCCTGGCTTCCAGACTTGCTTGGACTTCTTTCTGCAAAGCCCTCTacccagaagaaaggaagggaagtatTCTTGTGGTCATAAATATTTAGGATCTGTGAATCTGCTTACAGATGAGccagtgtctttttatttttttaagacagaaaacTGTTGAGAGAAGCGCCTTCCTTTGAGACTTGGGCCCTCCTGTGTTTGGGCCTCAGCCCTGGCCTTCCCGCCTGAGCTCTCACCTTTCTACCTTCGGAGGCGGCGACATCACAGGGCCTCCGCGTGTGACACAGGCTGGCGGTTCTCAGCAGAAAGGGCTTGTTGCGCGTTGCCTCCCGGGTGTCTCTTCTCTTGGCAGCTCGCTTCTGGAAGGCCTTGTAAAGCTCCTCGTAATCAGGGACAGCAGGATTCACCCGAGGCTGGAATCCAAAGTCAGTGTGCAGAAACCCAAGCTTTTCCTCCCGGGTGCGGGTGGCTGTTCGAGGCTGTGGGTCAGCCTGGCTGCTGGAGGGGGCGATGGGGGAGGAGGCCTTCTGGAGCATGTCTAGGGCTCTAATGTGGATGCGAATTTTCCTAAGGAGCTCAGCTTCTGTGGAAGAGAAGTCAGGGTGGCAGTGGGTGAGAAGGGACCAAGCTTCATACCAAAGGTTTGGAGAGCTTTCCCTCTTAAATACTTGCAATGATGGAGTGTAACAAGGCTGGAACCCGCGATTAACTTTCCAGGAATTTTGCAAGCCAGTTGGCACCATGTGGAAAGCTTAAAATTGGCCAGGATAGGAGTATTTATTCCATGAAAATGGCAAACACTacaacttccttttttttctctttttttctagagAGTGCCCTAATGAATGTTGACTAGGACACTACTGCTATGTGCCAGTCAGGCTGCAGAAGCAGCTACCATTTACACTTAGCACTTTCTACAGCGCCTTCTTCAGAGATGAAGCAGGAGGGATGGGCCAGACCCCAGCTCCTCTCCCAGGTCTCCCTTCTTGGGCAGAGGCCCCACTGTCCACTCAACTCCCCAAGCCCACATCACTCTTGCTGCCTCCTGTCTCATTTCAGTCAGTCACAGGTTCTGCCGTCTCCTCCTCCTTAACCTGTCTCTGGGCCAGCCTCTTTTCGTCCTCTCTGCTTCATAATTTCTCGAGTCACTGATATAGGCTTCTGTAGATCACAATCCCACTGGGCTCGCCCATCCCCCTTTATTATCCCCAGAGCAGAGTGAGATTTCTGAACTGTGTATCTGACCACGAGCCACCCTAAAACTCTTCAGTGGAGACTACCCCAATGACTAAgcctccacgctcccaatgcaggaggcccaggttcaatccagaTAACAGATCTAGGTCgcggaactagatcccacatgccgcaacgaagaccctgcacagccaaataaataaagtctgaaaaacaaaacaaaacccaacccCTTCAGTATCTCCCTGCTGCCCTTGAGATGAAGGCCAAACTCCCTCCCGTGGCCTGCAAGGCCCCAGGCCTAGCCTGTGCCTGTCTGTCCCacccctcttctttctctttcccctctaCCTTTCCATGCCTTGAATGCGCTCAGCTTTCTACCTTCAGTGCTACTATTTCTTCCTGATACActcttcattgcttttcttctaatTCCCCCCCACGGCTCCTCCTTCAGGGTCAGTCCCCAC contains:
- the FAM161B gene encoding protein FAM161B isoform X1 translates to MTVGRSAGASGGAQWNHQIFSPKSSSDTDADKELNGDGLVLPRAGKLSEFLSPEEETDSTSDSTGSFFETLQALRQKDRWCLLESLYPSDPDSNESLSEEDEDLEHFFRDEDRGKPQVQYPPSARCGSVRRCSSWGTLPSRTPKAQPQPPSSSRPPSQQRSISSWVSSITVPQPFRMTLREARKKAQWLASPASFEPERRQAEKQGREEAECHRQFRAQPVPAHVYLPLYQEVMERNEARRQAGIQKRKELLLSSLKPFSFLEKEERRKQAALQRDLAATAAATAKVRKQKATRRIPKSVLEPALGDKLQEAELLRKIRIHIRALDMLQKASSPIAPSSSQADPQPRTATRTREEKLGFLHTDFGFQPRVNPAVPDYEELYKAFQKRAAKRRDTREATRNKPFLLRTASLCHTRRPCDVAASEGRKESPQPPATRLSRSRSLNGLASLSANTLPVHITDATRKRESAVRCSLEKKDKADESTQWLEMHKKKCQAISKSVILRAKAMDPHKSLEEVFKAKLKENRNNDRRRAKEYKKELEEMKKRIQRRPYLFEQVTKDLAKKEAEQRYRDTLKQAGLDEDFVRNKGQGSRALQWKEQWEVGDCPSTHETTKRGSRNPQQDLEESLEQLSSPKKELEELSYKLPDNFRTLA